Proteins found in one Sphingobium sp. V4 genomic segment:
- a CDS encoding type-F conjugative transfer system secretin TraK, with amino-acid sequence MPIADRVGSSRPCAQAAALLAFAAAMAGPAEAQSITALPDQTSSIRLSNHDINHVVCEGGEIEDVKFSQEKGIAVERAGSDAWIKFLVKEVESEGAPTRTYATAASEFFITCNGAVYPLYAEPSEIPAQTVILTPGAAQRARANADLLGPLVEEERAVSITLSLLQDRVPASFSEVAPAAQDFALPSLPAASLHERRRLSIDGVGLSASEYLVRVSTAQRIDERAFLISTLGANIFAVTLDRTDLRAGDTARLIVVRRGAVQ; translated from the coding sequence ATGCCGATCGCTGATCGGGTCGGCTCTTCGCGCCCCTGCGCGCAGGCTGCCGCCCTCCTCGCCTTTGCTGCCGCGATGGCCGGCCCGGCCGAGGCGCAATCCATCACGGCGCTGCCTGATCAGACGAGCAGCATCCGCCTCTCGAACCACGATATCAACCATGTCGTCTGCGAAGGCGGCGAGATCGAAGACGTCAAATTCTCGCAGGAGAAGGGCATCGCCGTCGAGCGCGCGGGTTCAGACGCCTGGATCAAGTTCCTGGTGAAGGAGGTCGAGAGCGAGGGTGCGCCGACCCGCACCTATGCGACGGCCGCTTCCGAATTCTTCATCACCTGCAATGGCGCGGTCTATCCGCTTTATGCTGAGCCTTCTGAAATCCCCGCGCAGACAGTGATCCTCACGCCTGGCGCCGCCCAGCGCGCGCGTGCCAATGCCGACTTGCTCGGGCCTCTGGTCGAGGAAGAGCGCGCGGTTTCGATCACGCTCTCGCTGCTGCAGGATCGCGTGCCGGCAAGCTTCTCGGAGGTTGCGCCCGCTGCCCAGGATTTCGCCCTGCCCTCCTTGCCGGCGGCGTCTCTGCACGAGCGGCGTCGGTTATCGATCGACGGGGTCGGCCTTTCCGCGAGCGAATATCTCGTCCGCGTCTCGACCGCCCAGCGTATCGATGAGCGAGCCTTCCTCATCTCGACGCTGGGCGCCAACATCTTCGCGGTCACGCTCGATCGTACGGATCTCCGCGCTGGTGACACCGCCCGGCTGATCGTGGTGCGCCGGGGAGCCGTCCAATGA
- a CDS encoding TraE/TraK family type IV conjugative transfer system protein, which produces MPFLKSWARSQADPLLGKPASWGIHRYLQGSSNLFEENRLLKFAIVGLFGVTAVLGALIYTSNQNQRTVVVPFGAGGDLYVTGNTPSPGYLRMMTRNIVTLSGTYSAYSADRQFQELLGIAHPSAYNGLRDSLNGILDELSDNPTLSIATYIRPDQPVLTTNTEILVPVEKVRVIGGVIRKFRGNLRIGYALENGRFWLTSLHEENFDADR; this is translated from the coding sequence ATGCCATTTCTCAAGTCATGGGCCAGATCGCAGGCCGATCCGCTGCTCGGCAAGCCGGCGAGCTGGGGCATCCATCGCTACCTGCAGGGCTCATCCAACCTGTTCGAGGAGAACCGCCTCCTGAAGTTCGCGATCGTCGGCCTTTTCGGCGTGACGGCGGTGCTGGGCGCGCTCATTTATACCTCGAACCAGAACCAGCGGACCGTGGTCGTGCCATTCGGCGCGGGTGGGGATCTTTACGTCACCGGGAACACGCCATCGCCCGGATATCTGCGGATGATGACCCGCAACATCGTCACCCTGTCGGGGACCTATTCAGCCTATTCGGCGGATCGCCAGTTCCAGGAACTGCTCGGGATCGCGCACCCCTCGGCTTATAATGGCCTGCGCGATAGCCTGAACGGCATCCTCGACGAGCTTTCCGACAATCCGACGCTCTCGATCGCAACCTACATCCGGCCTGACCAGCCCGTCCTGACGACCAACACCGAGATATTGGTGCCGGTCGAGAAGGTGCGCGTGATCGGCGGCGTGATCCGCAAGTTCCGCGGCAATCTACGGATCGGCTACGCGCTTGAGAATGGCCGCTTCTGGCTAACGTCCCTTCACGAGGAGAACTTCGATGCCGATCGCTGA
- a CDS encoding type IV conjugative transfer system protein TraL yields MDERLPQYLHRPVQILWFGSDEFILVLSTIFVAVIVGGVIGWTLIGALLLFIPWKRTKPRGFIPHLAWRWGLLRFRHYPGPTQTRFYE; encoded by the coding sequence TTGGACGAACGTCTGCCCCAATATCTCCATCGGCCCGTCCAGATCCTCTGGTTTGGTTCGGACGAGTTCATATTGGTCTTGTCGACCATCTTCGTCGCCGTCATCGTCGGCGGAGTGATCGGCTGGACGCTGATCGGCGCTCTTCTCCTTTTCATTCCCTGGAAACGCACCAAGCCGAGGGGGTTCATCCCGCATCTCGCCTGGCGCTGGGGCCTGCTCCGTTTCCGCCATTATCCGGGTCCGACCCAGACCCGCTTCTACGAGTGA
- a CDS encoding DsbC family protein: MTAARRAALGAGAALALISLSAGPTFAQSASAADKDLAKAEAEAEQQLHQTFTNLKFDDFGPAPVKGPIYQAIAGGKIIYYAPESEHILFAAVYDKNGVNVTALAQDASTRRKLGAVDPAKALVIGPPGAPTVIEFTDPDCPYCRALEKFWAVKEAEGKPVRRLVYFVSGIHPEAAGKAEHILCSPDKAAEFKAIYAGATPKELHKCLPGRSKVEADAEIVRQIGISGTPTLIVDGRVISGFQQGELEEFLQQQKVPAKPSP, translated from the coding sequence GTGACGGCCGCCAGGCGAGCGGCTCTGGGGGCGGGCGCTGCGCTCGCGCTCATCAGCCTTTCCGCTGGTCCCACTTTCGCGCAGTCCGCATCGGCGGCGGATAAGGATCTCGCAAAAGCTGAAGCGGAGGCTGAGCAGCAACTGCATCAAACCTTCACGAACCTCAAGTTCGATGACTTTGGTCCCGCGCCTGTCAAAGGTCCGATCTATCAGGCGATCGCTGGCGGCAAGATCATCTACTACGCGCCCGAAAGCGAACACATCCTGTTTGCCGCAGTCTATGACAAGAACGGGGTCAATGTGACGGCGCTCGCGCAGGATGCGAGCACCAGGCGCAAGCTGGGCGCGGTCGACCCCGCAAAGGCGTTGGTCATCGGCCCCCCGGGCGCGCCGACGGTCATCGAGTTCACCGACCCGGATTGTCCCTATTGCCGCGCGCTCGAGAAATTCTGGGCGGTCAAGGAAGCGGAAGGCAAGCCCGTCCGGCGCCTGGTCTATTTCGTGAGCGGCATCCACCCGGAGGCCGCGGGCAAAGCCGAGCATATCCTATGCTCCCCGGACAAGGCAGCCGAGTTCAAGGCCATCTATGCTGGTGCCACGCCCAAGGAGCTCCACAAGTGTCTCCCGGGACGGTCGAAGGTCGAAGCTGACGCCGAAATCGTCCGCCAGATCGGGATTAGTGGGACGCCCACGCTGATCGTCGACGGGCGCGTGATTTCCGGGTTCCAGCAGGGCGAGCTCGAGGAATTTCTGCAGCAGCAGAAGGTACCGGCCAAGCCGTCGCCTTGA
- a CDS encoding transcriptional regulator: MPLRSSIHVAESERLGQIKLISGKIIEERRKHVRMTQGQLAAKVGIGVRWLREIESGNPKSTIENHFRCAFALGMGSSHLVLPVIFMEKGMKFPLELLLDDPAGVERRCIECIGDYYMEVVARQFKPANESGHPTATS, translated from the coding sequence ATGCCGCTTCGAAGTTCAATCCATGTAGCAGAGTCCGAACGTCTCGGCCAGATCAAGCTGATATCCGGCAAGATCATCGAGGAGCGGCGTAAACATGTACGGATGACGCAAGGTCAACTCGCGGCAAAGGTCGGCATCGGTGTGCGCTGGCTTCGTGAGATTGAGTCAGGAAACCCCAAATCAACGATCGAAAACCACTTTCGCTGCGCTTTCGCGCTCGGGATGGGCTCTTCGCATCTCGTCCTTCCGGTGATCTTTATGGAGAAAGGTATGAAATTCCCTCTTGAACTCCTTCTCGACGATCCAGCCGGAGTCGAACGGCGATGCATCGAGTGCATCGGCGACTACTATATGGAGGTCGTGGCGCGGCAGTTTAAGCCCGCCAACGAGTCTGGCCATCCTACCGCCACCTCGTGA
- a CDS encoding GntR family transcriptional regulator — MSPEPITAERTYQQLKQEIVVGDHKPGIQLNLQRLADRFGTSVTPVRDAVHRMVGERFLELHPGGGFHLPVPTAEWLHDLYEWNDQLVRQALRRPLPEEAIVTLAEFKVEHNDPRQLACWASTFFSLVAFHSCNAEFVHAIENVSDRLLLARLKEPALLKSMSGEAESMVAVAKDGSASAIRRAVWEYHRRRLRRTDRIAAALISG, encoded by the coding sequence ATGTCGCCCGAACCCATCACCGCGGAACGCACATACCAGCAGCTCAAGCAAGAGATCGTCGTTGGCGATCACAAGCCGGGCATCCAATTGAATCTCCAACGCCTTGCGGATCGCTTCGGCACCAGCGTCACGCCCGTGCGCGATGCCGTCCATCGCATGGTCGGAGAACGATTTCTCGAACTCCACCCGGGGGGTGGTTTCCACCTTCCCGTTCCCACGGCCGAATGGCTTCACGACCTGTATGAATGGAACGATCAGCTTGTTCGTCAGGCACTTCGCCGGCCGCTACCTGAAGAGGCGATCGTGACGCTGGCTGAATTCAAAGTCGAGCACAACGACCCCAGGCAGCTTGCTTGCTGGGCTTCGACCTTCTTTTCGCTGGTCGCCTTCCACTCCTGCAACGCTGAATTCGTTCATGCCATCGAGAACGTTTCGGACCGGCTGCTTCTTGCTCGATTAAAGGAACCGGCACTTCTCAAATCAATGTCCGGCGAAGCCGAGTCAATGGTTGCTGTGGCCAAAGACGGCTCTGCCAGCGCCATTCGGCGCGCAGTTTGGGAATATCATCGGCGCCGCCTGCGCCGGACTGATCGAATAGCCGCGGCTCTGATATCAGGGTAA
- a CDS encoding benenodin family lasso peptide, with product MERENEQRDELIDLGSVVEETKGAVRGGPDFIGLPLNQTGIMDD from the coding sequence ATGGAACGAGAAAATGAACAGCGCGATGAGCTGATCGACCTCGGTTCGGTGGTCGAAGAGACGAAGGGTGCCGTCCGCGGCGGCCCCGACTTCATCGGTCTGCCGCTGAATCAGACGGGAATCATGGACGACTGA
- a CDS encoding lasso peptide biosynthesis B2 protein, with amino-acid sequence MLSSAAGSYRVREGLAYCVSNDRTIFLDILANRYFSLSPALDEIFRRVIFEEPSEQVKPAELARLVRANIVDSQDHQLFNHSSRAIEPPLRELRHIDTATSTILLANCVFAQARASIRLRRRSLAWLPQWVRERRRISSERRSPETAWQVVTDAFAATVSIRPRSDRCLSSSIAFLDVGFSRDLDAQLVFGVYSCPFSAHCWVQAGDTVLNDRIENVRTFTPILAI; translated from the coding sequence ATGCTTTCTAGCGCTGCCGGTAGCTATCGCGTTCGTGAGGGCCTCGCCTATTGCGTATCCAACGATCGAACGATCTTCCTCGACATTCTTGCTAACCGATATTTCAGTTTATCCCCAGCGCTCGACGAGATTTTCCGGCGCGTTATCTTTGAGGAACCTTCCGAGCAGGTCAAGCCGGCTGAACTGGCACGATTGGTTCGCGCGAACATCGTGGACAGCCAGGATCATCAGCTTTTCAATCATTCGTCTCGAGCGATAGAGCCGCCGCTGAGGGAACTTCGACACATTGACACGGCAACGAGCACGATATTGCTCGCGAACTGCGTTTTTGCGCAGGCGCGAGCCTCGATCAGATTGCGCAGGAGATCTCTTGCATGGCTTCCACAGTGGGTAAGAGAGCGGAGGCGCATATCGAGCGAAAGGCGATCACCTGAAACTGCCTGGCAGGTTGTGACCGACGCCTTCGCCGCGACCGTTTCTATCCGGCCGCGGTCGGACCGTTGTCTGAGCAGTTCGATCGCTTTCCTTGATGTTGGCTTCTCTCGCGATCTCGATGCGCAGCTCGTTTTCGGCGTCTATTCATGCCCCTTCTCTGCGCATTGTTGGGTACAGGCAGGCGACACCGTTCTTAATGATCGCATCGAGAATGTGAGGACTTTTACACCGATTCTGGCGATCTGA